In one Micromonospora polyrhachis genomic region, the following are encoded:
- a CDS encoding serine hydrolase domain-containing protein encodes MTEVSRRLERMTRQVQVEARVPALSVALHRADRPLWNCTVGGTGNDTPLTEASRFRIGSVTKTFTAVLVMQCRDEGLLDLDDPIGAHLDVPAHRELTLRRLLSHTAGLQREPHGDVWDNLDAPDVDRLIADLVRAERVLPPGRRYHYSNLGLALLGHAVGRLRGGTWAEVLADRVLRPLGLSATSVEPGPTAVTGFLVDAYSDHARPEPPTDFGAVAPAAQLWSTASDMARWAAFLADPAVVDPTGAVLRSGNLDEMRWPLTTTDETLWSTGFGLGLILLPQGDRVVHVGHDGAMPGFLSAVYGRRGGADTPGAMGCAVLASSGTATAIMELPHRLLAAAVADDPAEIVAWAPGDPAPEPYRGVLGRWWGEGFEYVFSWRDGVLRARGADDAAGRPPAVFVPLPDQPDVLRTVSGREVGELLRLTRDERGAVVRMHWATYRFTRNQETFDGYDFRRSDAS; translated from the coding sequence GCACCGTGGGCGGTACGGGAAACGACACCCCGTTGACCGAGGCGAGCCGGTTCCGGATCGGTTCGGTGACCAAGACCTTCACGGCCGTACTGGTGATGCAGTGCCGGGACGAGGGCCTGCTCGATCTCGACGATCCGATCGGTGCCCACCTCGACGTGCCGGCGCACCGCGAGCTGACCCTACGCCGGCTGCTGTCGCACACCGCCGGTCTCCAGCGGGAGCCCCACGGTGACGTGTGGGACAACCTGGACGCGCCGGACGTCGACCGGCTCATCGCCGACCTGGTACGCGCGGAGCGGGTGCTGCCGCCGGGCCGTCGCTACCACTACTCCAACCTGGGCCTGGCCCTGCTGGGTCACGCCGTGGGCCGGTTGCGGGGCGGCACCTGGGCCGAGGTGTTGGCCGACCGGGTGTTGCGCCCGCTCGGCCTGTCGGCGACCAGCGTCGAGCCGGGGCCGACCGCGGTGACCGGATTCCTGGTGGACGCCTATTCCGACCATGCCCGGCCCGAGCCGCCGACCGATTTCGGCGCGGTGGCCCCGGCGGCGCAGCTCTGGAGCACCGCGTCGGACATGGCTCGCTGGGCCGCCTTCCTGGCCGACCCGGCTGTGGTCGATCCGACGGGTGCCGTACTGCGGTCTGGCAATCTGGACGAGATGCGCTGGCCGTTGACCACCACCGACGAGACGCTCTGGAGCACTGGTTTCGGGCTGGGGTTGATTCTGCTGCCGCAGGGCGACCGGGTCGTGCACGTCGGACACGACGGGGCGATGCCGGGCTTCCTGTCGGCCGTCTACGGCCGCCGGGGTGGCGCTGACACGCCGGGCGCGATGGGGTGTGCGGTACTGGCGTCCTCCGGCACCGCCACCGCGATCATGGAGCTGCCCCATCGGCTGCTGGCCGCCGCCGTGGCCGATGACCCGGCCGAGATCGTGGCCTGGGCTCCCGGTGACCCCGCGCCGGAACCGTACCGTGGTGTGCTCGGCCGCTGGTGGGGTGAGGGATTCGAGTACGTCTTCTCGTGGCGCGACGGTGTGCTGCGGGCCCGGGGGGCGGACGATGCGGCTGGTCGGCCACCAGCCGTCTTCGTTCCGTTGCCCGACCAGCCGGACGTGCTGCGTACCGTCTCCGGCCGGGAGGTTGGCGAGTTGCTGCGGCTGACCCGGGACGAGCGCGGCGCGGTGGTCCGGATGCACTGGGCGACCTATCGGTTCACCCGTAACCAGGAGACCTTCGACGGCTACGACTTCCGCCGTTCGGACGCGTCCTGA
- the era gene encoding GTPase Era translates to MTGQQGDSPDEQPYRAGFACFVGRPNAGKSTLTNAIIGQKIAITSNKPQTTRHVIRAVLHRPNSQLVLVDTPGLHRPRTLLGERLNDLVRQTWSEVDVIGLCIPANEPIGRGDRFITGELAELKAKVLAVVTKTDLVDKKQLAEQLLAVSELGEFAAVVPVSALSGHQVDTLVEVMTGYLPPSPQLYPDDMLTDDPEQVMVAELIREAALEGVRDELPHSIAVVVEEMIPEGKLIKIYADVYVERPSQKAIVIGHRASRLKDVGIRARRQIEELLGSRIYLDLHVRVAKDWQRDPKQLRKLGF, encoded by the coding sequence ATGACGGGACAGCAGGGCGACTCTCCGGACGAGCAGCCATACCGGGCGGGTTTCGCGTGCTTCGTCGGCCGCCCCAACGCCGGCAAGTCCACCCTTACCAATGCGATCATCGGCCAGAAGATCGCGATCACGTCCAACAAGCCACAGACCACCCGACACGTCATCCGGGCCGTACTGCACCGGCCGAACTCGCAGCTCGTACTGGTGGACACGCCGGGACTGCACCGGCCGCGCACGCTGCTCGGCGAGCGGCTCAACGATCTGGTCCGGCAGACCTGGAGCGAGGTCGACGTGATCGGTCTCTGCATCCCGGCGAACGAGCCGATCGGGCGAGGTGACCGGTTCATCACCGGCGAGCTGGCCGAGCTGAAGGCCAAGGTGCTGGCCGTGGTGACCAAGACCGACCTGGTGGACAAGAAGCAACTGGCCGAGCAGTTGCTGGCGGTCAGCGAGCTCGGCGAGTTCGCCGCGGTGGTCCCCGTCAGCGCGCTCTCTGGGCACCAGGTCGACACGCTGGTCGAGGTGATGACCGGCTACCTGCCGCCCTCGCCGCAGCTCTATCCCGACGACATGCTGACCGACGACCCCGAGCAGGTCATGGTCGCCGAGCTGATCCGGGAAGCAGCCCTGGAGGGCGTACGCGACGAGCTGCCCCACTCCATCGCCGTCGTGGTGGAGGAGATGATTCCCGAGGGGAAGCTCATCAAGATCTATGCCGACGTGTACGTGGAGCGGCCCAGCCAGAAGGCGATCGTCATCGGGCACAGAGCCAGCCGACTCAAGGATGTCGGCATTCGGGCCCGGCGGCAGATCGAGGAGTTGCTGGGGTCCCGGATCTACCTCGACCTGCATGTCCGAGTGGCCAAGGACTGGCAGCGCGACCCGAAGCAGCTCCGTAAGCTCGGCTTCTGA
- a CDS encoding hemolysin family protein, with the protein MPAHLAAAGVPAGLPDLQLLFSAAGLVVLAGIFAMTEAALAVVSPARAAEFARDGVRGARALQLVAGDVVRHLNLLLLVRLLCELTATTLVALVAVDTFGAGWTAALVTAGAMTVISFVVVGVGPRTIGRQHAYAVGRTTAPLVRWLGRALNPLASLLILIGNAVTPGRGFREGPFATQVELRELVDLAEQRGVVEHGERQMIQSVFALGNTIVREVMVPRTEMVWIEAHKRTHQALTLFMRSGFSRIPVIGESVDDVLGVLYLKDLIRRVQGAPPGADDPPVSELMRPATFVPESKPVDDLLSEMQAARTHLVIVVDEYGGTGGLVTIEDILEEIVGEITDEYDVERPPVEHLDDGSVRVTARLPVEDLGELFDVELADDEVDTVGGLLAQSLGRVPIPGAQAEVAGLRLIAEGTTGRRNRIDSVLVHRVEPIDENDRAGRADRPDSRGNQSRSEERQPADA; encoded by the coding sequence ATGCCCGCCCACTTAGCCGCCGCCGGCGTTCCCGCCGGCCTGCCGGATCTGCAACTGTTGTTCAGCGCAGCGGGGCTGGTGGTACTCGCCGGCATTTTCGCCATGACCGAGGCCGCCCTGGCCGTCGTCTCGCCGGCCCGCGCCGCCGAGTTCGCCCGGGATGGCGTACGAGGTGCCCGAGCCCTCCAACTCGTCGCTGGTGACGTGGTCCGCCACCTCAACCTGCTCCTGCTGGTACGTCTGCTCTGCGAGCTGACCGCCACCACCCTGGTCGCCCTGGTCGCTGTCGACACGTTCGGTGCTGGCTGGACGGCGGCGCTGGTCACGGCCGGTGCGATGACGGTGATCAGTTTCGTGGTCGTCGGTGTCGGTCCGCGTACCATCGGCCGACAGCATGCCTACGCCGTCGGCCGGACGACCGCACCCCTGGTCCGGTGGTTGGGGCGGGCGCTCAACCCGCTCGCCTCGCTGCTGATCCTGATCGGTAACGCGGTCACCCCGGGACGGGGCTTCCGCGAAGGCCCCTTCGCCACCCAGGTCGAGCTGCGGGAGCTGGTCGACCTGGCCGAGCAGCGAGGGGTCGTCGAGCACGGCGAACGGCAGATGATCCAATCGGTCTTCGCGCTCGGTAACACGATCGTCCGCGAGGTGATGGTGCCACGCACCGAGATGGTGTGGATCGAGGCGCACAAGCGGACCCACCAGGCGTTGACGCTGTTCATGCGCTCCGGTTTCTCCCGTATCCCGGTGATCGGTGAGAGCGTCGACGACGTGCTCGGTGTCCTCTACCTCAAGGACCTGATCCGCCGGGTCCAGGGCGCCCCACCCGGTGCCGACGACCCGCCGGTCTCCGAGCTGATGCGCCCGGCGACCTTCGTACCCGAGTCCAAGCCGGTCGACGACCTGCTCTCCGAGATGCAGGCGGCCCGGACCCACCTGGTGATCGTGGTCGACGAGTACGGCGGCACGGGTGGCCTGGTCACGATCGAGGACATCCTGGAGGAGATCGTCGGCGAGATCACCGACGAGTACGACGTGGAGCGCCCCCCGGTGGAGCACCTCGACGACGGCAGCGTCCGGGTCACCGCCCGGCTGCCCGTGGAGGATCTGGGCGAGCTGTTCGACGTGGAACTCGCCGATGACGAGGTGGACACCGTCGGCGGCCTGCTCGCCCAGTCGCTCGGCCGGGTACCCATCCCCGGCGCCCAGGCCGAGGTGGCCGGACTCCGGCTGATCGCCGAGGGCACCACCGGCCGACGCAACCGGATCGATTCGGTGCTGGTGCACCGGGTGGAGCCGATCGATGAGAACGACCGAGCGGGCCGTGCTGACCGGCCGGACTCGCGCGGTAACCAGAGCCGGTCCGAGGAGAGGCAACCCGCTGATGCCTGA
- the ybeY gene encoding rRNA maturation RNase YbeY, with protein sequence MSIEITNESGVQVDTDAILAVARHALDEMGVNPLAELSVLLVDIEYMTELNHRWMGGDGPTDVLAFPMDEGSIDHGPGEVNGAEPALLGDIVLCPEVAAKQAATAGHTPADELQLLTVHGVLHLLGYDHAEPEEEREMFELQARLLSGWRAARAQ encoded by the coding sequence TTGTCCATCGAGATCACTAACGAGTCGGGTGTCCAGGTCGACACCGACGCCATCCTCGCCGTGGCCCGGCACGCCCTCGACGAGATGGGCGTCAACCCACTCGCCGAGCTGTCGGTGCTGCTCGTCGACATCGAGTACATGACCGAACTCAACCACCGGTGGATGGGCGGGGACGGGCCGACCGACGTACTCGCCTTCCCGATGGACGAGGGCAGCATCGACCACGGTCCGGGCGAGGTCAACGGAGCCGAACCGGCGTTGCTCGGTGACATCGTGCTCTGCCCTGAGGTGGCCGCCAAGCAGGCTGCCACCGCTGGTCACACGCCCGCCGACGAGCTGCAACTGCTGACCGTGCACGGGGTTCTGCACCTGTTGGGTTACGACCACGCCGAGCCGGAGGAGGAGCGGGAGATGTTCGAGCTGCAGGCTCGCCTGCTGTCCGGTTGGCGGGCAGCGCGAGCACAGTGA
- a CDS encoding cytidine deaminase, with protein MPESTAASTAPGATPVPVELSAEDAKLVILARSARARISAVEGAAVRDQDGRTYAAANVALPSLTITALQLAVASAVAAGATRIEAAAVVTEASTLDGGGHAAVRDLAADAPIHVAAPDGALLGTVVE; from the coding sequence ATGCCTGAGTCAACTGCCGCGTCCACCGCCCCGGGGGCCACACCCGTACCGGTGGAGTTGAGCGCCGAGGACGCCAAGCTGGTGATCCTGGCCCGCAGCGCGCGGGCCCGCATCAGCGCGGTCGAGGGGGCGGCAGTACGGGACCAGGACGGTCGTACCTATGCGGCCGCCAACGTGGCGCTGCCGTCGCTGACGATCACCGCGTTGCAGTTGGCCGTCGCGTCCGCGGTCGCCGCCGGTGCCACCCGGATCGAGGCGGCGGCGGTGGTCACCGAGGCGTCGACCCTGGATGGCGGCGGACACGCCGCCGTGCGGGACCTTGCCGCGGACGCGCCGATCCACGTGGCGGCCCCGGACGGTGCCCTGCTCGGCACGGTGGTCGAATGA
- a CDS encoding PhoH family protein, producing MTGTPPPGQARVQTRITVPDSKIMVNLLGAGDEILRLVERSINSDVHVRGNEITITGVPADNALAERLFTELLELIEKGETLTSDAVRRTVGMLEQGTTERPAEVLTLNILSRRGRTIRPKTLGQKRYVDAIDAHTIVFGIGPAGTGKTYLAMAKAVQALQAKQVNRIILTRPAVEAGERLGFLPGTLNEKIDPYLRPLYDALHDMLDPDSIPKLMAAGTIEVAPLAYMRGRTLNDAFIILDEAQNTTPEQMKMFLTRLGFGSKIVVTGDVTQVDLPGGTTSGLRMVRDILQGVEDVHFAQLSSTDVVRHRLVSDIVDAYARWDAEREAQQGVHAVPGRTAQSGRAGRRR from the coding sequence ATGACCGGTACACCGCCTCCCGGGCAGGCCCGGGTGCAGACCAGGATCACGGTTCCTGACTCGAAGATCATGGTGAACCTGCTCGGCGCGGGAGATGAGATCCTCCGACTCGTCGAGCGCTCGATCAACAGCGATGTGCACGTACGGGGCAACGAGATCACCATCACCGGTGTCCCGGCTGACAACGCGCTCGCGGAGCGGCTCTTCACCGAATTGCTCGAACTGATCGAAAAGGGCGAGACACTGACCAGCGACGCCGTCCGGCGCACCGTCGGGATGCTCGAACAGGGCACCACCGAGCGGCCCGCCGAGGTTCTGACCCTCAACATCCTCTCCCGTCGGGGCCGGACCATCCGTCCCAAGACCCTCGGGCAGAAGCGGTACGTCGACGCGATCGACGCGCACACCATCGTCTTCGGCATCGGCCCCGCCGGCACCGGCAAGACCTACCTGGCGATGGCCAAGGCCGTGCAGGCCCTACAGGCCAAGCAGGTCAACCGGATCATCCTGACCCGGCCGGCGGTCGAGGCGGGGGAGCGGCTGGGCTTCCTGCCCGGCACGCTCAACGAGAAGATCGACCCCTACCTGCGCCCGCTCTACGACGCGCTACACGACATGCTCGACCCGGACTCCATCCCGAAACTGATGGCGGCCGGCACGATCGAGGTGGCACCGCTGGCCTACATGCGGGGTCGCACGCTCAACGACGCCTTCATCATCCTCGACGAGGCGCAGAACACCACCCCCGAGCAGATGAAGATGTTCCTGACCAGGCTAGGCTTCGGTTCCAAGATCGTGGTCACCGGGGACGTCACCCAGGTCGACCTGCCTGGCGGGACGACCAGCGGTCTGCGGATGGTGCGTGACATCCTCCAGGGTGTGGAGGATGTGCACTTCGCTCAGCTCTCCAGCACCGACGTGGTCCGCCACCGGCTGGTCAGCGACATCGTCGACGCGTACGCCCGCTGGGATGCCGAGCGGGAGGCGCAACAGGGCGTACACGCCGTGCCCGGTCGTACCGCACAAAGCGGCCGAGCCGGCCGTCGTCGCTAA
- a CDS encoding snapalysin family zinc-dependent metalloprotease, with protein sequence MSPRKVTRLLAGLLAGAVAAIGAPFVSAAPAAATSLAATVCYNTSQAGSFAGIANQAASIWNNATSNVTLSQCGSNLRIYQITGGGSYAVRTSLGNGRVYIDTQQAQQYSPLRIMTHEIGHILGLPDNYNGNCALLMSGGSAGTSCTNPYPSSGEASRVDQLFGFAPSRGDATHVFQGSWPAPTVLPVG encoded by the coding sequence ATGTCCCCTCGGAAAGTCACCCGACTCCTGGCCGGACTCCTGGCCGGCGCGGTGGCGGCGATCGGTGCCCCCTTCGTCAGCGCGGCCCCGGCCGCCGCCACCTCCCTGGCCGCCACGGTCTGCTACAACACCAGCCAGGCCGGTAGCTTCGCCGGCATCGCGAACCAGGCCGCCTCGATCTGGAACAACGCGACCTCGAACGTGACGCTCTCCCAGTGCGGGTCGAACCTGCGGATCTACCAGATCACCGGCGGCGGCTCGTACGCCGTCCGTACCAGCCTCGGCAACGGCCGGGTCTACATCGACACCCAGCAGGCCCAGCAGTACAGCCCGCTACGGATCATGACCCACGAGATCGGGCACATCCTCGGCCTGCCCGACAACTACAACGGCAACTGCGCCCTGTTGATGTCCGGCGGCAGCGCCGGCACCAGCTGCACCAACCCGTACCCGAGCAGCGGCGAGGCGTCCCGGGTCGACCAGCTCTTCGGCTTCGCCCCCAGCCGTGGCGACGCGACGCACGTGTTCCAGGGCAGCTGGCCGGCACCGACCGTGCTGCCCGTCGGCTAG